Proteins from a single region of Ensifer adhaerens:
- a CDS encoding GlxA family transcriptional regulator yields MPSDGRPQSVIEVSVVILPESSIMSLASVLDPMRAANRISGRDVFRWRLLSADGKPVTLTCGVPIAVDGRFAQPLAGDALLVIGGFNLDRHVGKKFIGFLQECSRHFDIVAGIESGCWLLGRTGLLNGRRATAHWEELEDFSQAFPALTVLGDRFVADGKFWTSGGASPTFDMMLHWITQRLGSALALDVASIFVYDQTHSATDVQPFVSLGRIETRDPELAEAIRLMERTLERPLTIAALTKRLSVSQRKLELLFARGLSTSPGAYYLRLRLQVAHRLVRDSGSPIREIALRCGFDSLSAFSRAYSREYGVSPLKMRSARRAAVV; encoded by the coding sequence ATGCCTTCCGATGGACGTCCACAATCTGTGATCGAAGTTTCCGTCGTCATCCTGCCGGAGTCGTCGATCATGTCGCTCGCCTCGGTGCTGGATCCGATGCGTGCCGCCAACCGCATCTCGGGGCGCGATGTTTTTCGCTGGCGGCTGCTTTCGGCGGATGGAAAGCCTGTGACGTTGACCTGCGGGGTGCCGATCGCGGTCGATGGTAGGTTTGCCCAGCCGCTCGCAGGCGACGCGCTGCTGGTGATCGGTGGCTTCAATCTCGACCGGCATGTGGGGAAAAAATTCATCGGATTCCTGCAAGAATGCTCCCGGCACTTCGATATCGTCGCCGGCATCGAATCAGGCTGCTGGCTGTTGGGGCGTACCGGCCTGCTCAACGGCCGGCGGGCGACTGCCCACTGGGAGGAGCTCGAAGATTTCAGCCAGGCCTTTCCGGCCCTGACCGTGCTTGGTGACCGATTCGTCGCCGACGGCAAGTTCTGGACATCGGGCGGTGCGTCACCGACCTTCGACATGATGCTCCATTGGATCACGCAGAGGCTGGGTTCGGCGCTTGCGCTCGATGTCGCCAGCATCTTCGTCTACGACCAGACGCACAGCGCGACCGATGTTCAGCCGTTCGTTTCGCTCGGGCGCATCGAGACGCGCGATCCGGAACTCGCCGAGGCGATTCGATTGATGGAGCGCACCCTGGAGCGTCCGTTGACAATCGCGGCTTTGACGAAGCGGCTGTCGGTTTCGCAGCGCAAGCTGGAGTTGCTGTTTGCACGAGGGCTATCGACCAGCCCCGGCGCCTATTATCTCCGCCTTCGCCTCCAGGTCGCACACCGTCTGGTGCGCGATTCCGGCAGCCCGATCCGCGAGATCGCGCTTCGCTGCGGTTTCGATAGCCTGTCGGCTTTCTCGCGTGCCTACAGCCGCGAATATGGCGTGAGCCCGCTGAAAATGCGTTCGGCGCGGCGAGCGGCTGTGGTGTGA
- a CDS encoding alpha/beta hydrolase, whose product MSTTKLLLILPLAAVLTYLVVLGLVYFSQRTLLYPGATPTAAPNLASWGDNVSVKTPDGETLHGLYSQGKPGKPGVLLFFGNGDRLDNYGFLAQALAARGIGLLAISYRGYPGSTGSPSEDGLLTDGIAAFDWLTPRINRGIVVLGRSLGTGIAVNTAAQRPASGVILISPYLSVLSVAEARYPLLPVALLLKDPFRSDLQIATVKQPKLFIHGRLDDSIPLSSGEALYHIAPEPKQMRIDEHSGHNDIWNDNTVSEVVKFVDALTRGT is encoded by the coding sequence ATGAGCACCACAAAACTTCTTCTGATCCTTCCGCTTGCAGCGGTCCTGACCTATCTTGTTGTTCTTGGCCTCGTCTATTTCTCGCAGCGCACCCTGCTCTATCCCGGGGCCACGCCCACGGCCGCACCGAACCTGGCAAGTTGGGGCGACAACGTCTCGGTCAAAACGCCGGATGGTGAAACGCTGCACGGGCTTTATAGTCAAGGTAAGCCCGGCAAACCCGGTGTCCTGCTCTTTTTTGGAAATGGAGATCGGCTCGACAACTATGGGTTTCTCGCACAGGCATTGGCGGCACGGGGCATCGGATTGCTCGCGATTTCCTATCGCGGCTATCCGGGATCGACCGGCTCGCCAAGCGAGGACGGCTTGCTGACTGACGGCATCGCGGCGTTTGACTGGCTGACGCCCCGCATCAATCGCGGCATCGTTGTGCTCGGCCGCTCGCTCGGCACCGGCATCGCCGTGAACACCGCGGCACAAAGACCAGCTTCCGGCGTGATCCTTATCTCCCCATATCTGTCGGTGCTGTCGGTCGCCGAGGCACGGTATCCACTCCTGCCGGTGGCGCTCCTCCTCAAGGATCCCTTCCGTTCCGACCTCCAGATAGCGACGGTAAAGCAACCGAAGCTGTTCATTCACGGACGATTGGACGATAGCATTCCGCTGTCCTCGGGCGAGGCGCTCTATCACATCGCGCCTGAACCCAAACAGATGCGGATCGACGAACACTCCGGTCACAACGACATCTGGAATGACAACACAGTAAGCGAGGTGGTCAAGTTCGTGGACGCCCTGACACGAGGCACTTAA
- a CDS encoding FecR family protein: MFSVRGAAFIALCVASYIPIPVHAAEPVGQAVQIRTAVSGARGPIAVKDPVYKDERISTSKSGLGQFVFQDGTKLAVGWGSSVVIDKFVYDDQKSVKKLTIMAAKGTFRWISGKSGHSAYQIVTPAGTIGVRGTAFDFYVGRDGTTAVVLLSGAASFCGAGGCRQLTQRCDCVVAKPGGGISDPARVSRGTLKSLGNAQALPFLSGGQRLSGALGWAGGGCSLAAAIQEDLERQPQTVQPRAVEEQPPEEKPQKPDKKPDKPHKPDKKPDKPDKKPDKPDKKPEKPAKEEGYRNRHWETKHPGIRGEDANHKDVREHANDHQNKGNKGNKHHND, encoded by the coding sequence ATGTTCTCTGTGCGTGGGGCCGCATTCATCGCGCTTTGTGTCGCGTCTTACATCCCGATTCCGGTCCATGCCGCCGAGCCCGTCGGCCAGGCAGTGCAAATCCGGACGGCAGTGAGCGGCGCTCGTGGCCCGATCGCGGTCAAGGACCCGGTCTACAAGGACGAACGGATCTCGACATCGAAATCCGGCCTCGGCCAGTTCGTCTTTCAGGATGGCACCAAGCTGGCCGTCGGCTGGGGCTCCTCCGTCGTCATCGACAAGTTCGTCTACGATGATCAGAAGTCGGTGAAGAAGCTGACGATCATGGCTGCCAAGGGCACCTTCCGCTGGATCAGCGGCAAGTCCGGGCACTCCGCCTATCAGATCGTCACGCCGGCCGGCACGATCGGTGTTCGTGGCACCGCCTTCGATTTTTATGTCGGCCGCGACGGCACCACCGCCGTCGTGCTGCTCAGCGGCGCCGCAAGCTTCTGTGGCGCCGGCGGCTGCCGGCAATTGACACAGCGTTGCGACTGCGTCGTCGCCAAGCCCGGCGGCGGCATCAGCGACCCGGCGCGAGTTAGCCGTGGCACGCTGAAATCACTTGGCAATGCTCAGGCCCTTCCTTTCCTCTCCGGTGGGCAACGACTGTCGGGAGCGTTGGGCTGGGCGGGGGGTGGTTGCAGCCTTGCGGCGGCGATCCAAGAGGACCTCGAGCGCCAACCGCAGACTGTGCAACCCCGCGCCGTCGAAGAGCAACCTCCCGAGGAAAAGCCGCAGAAACCCGACAAGAAGCCAGACAAGCCACACAAGCCGGACAAGAAGCCAGATAAGCCCGACAAAAAGCCAGACAAGCCCGACAAAAAGCCTGAGAAGCCTGCGAAAGAAGAGGGGTACCGCAATCGCCACTGGGAGACGAAACACCCAGGCATACGTGGCGAGGATGCCAATCATAAGGATGTCCGCGAACACGCCAACGACCATCAAAATAAGGGGAACAAAGGAAACAAGCATCATAACGACTGA
- a CDS encoding YMGG-like glycine zipper-containing protein: MKKLVIAIGVIGTLASCTQTEKGTAIGAGTGAIIGGAVSDSWGGAAIGAVAGGVIGNLIGRSQEREGYCIYRDRYGRRYEARCR; this comes from the coding sequence ATGAAAAAGCTTGTCATTGCGATTGGGGTGATCGGTACGCTTGCGTCCTGCACGCAGACCGAGAAAGGGACGGCAATCGGCGCCGGCACCGGCGCCATCATCGGCGGCGCTGTGAGCGATAGCTGGGGCGGCGCGGCAATCGGCGCTGTTGCCGGTGGCGTCATAGGCAACCTGATCGGTCGTTCGCAAGAGCGCGAAGGCTATTGCATCTATCGCGATCGCTACGGACGGCGATACGAGGCACGCTGCCGCTAA